In Dysidea avara chromosome 3, odDysAvar1.4, whole genome shotgun sequence, a single window of DNA contains:
- the LOC136251908 gene encoding uncharacterized protein, with amino-acid sequence MEMLFLSIKKKQVNVQNLATSSKQRAHLRHSVATEKNRLATCVDKYNQLCGAAVDEYHTTSVESILDGDFPWSLLTGKRRSIELQQQIEAVELFNNFKRHKEERILLIREMKDCLHYYDKVILPAISESIRDVEDKMQLVIRDSATDQINLPCNYKYASYSMERMFLEGKLATPLKSKAKIVHKLCTMAEEFRTLEVFNVVDECHITEPDESSESDID; translated from the exons ATGGAAATGCTATTTTTAAGTATAAAAAAGAAACAAGTCAATGTACAAAATTTAGCAA CATCTAGTAAGCAAAGAGCACACCTGAGGCACAGTGTAGCAACAGAGAAGAATAGGCTGGCAACCTGTGTAGATAAATACAATCAACTTTGTGGTGCTGCAGTAGATGAATACCACACAACATCAGTGGAGAGTATCTTAGATGGAGATTTTCCATGGTCACTGCTTACAG GCAAAAGGCGGAGTATTGAACTACAACAGCAAATAGAAGCTGTGGAGTTATTCAACAATTTTAAGCGTCATAAAGAAGAAAGAATTCTACTCATACGAGAAATGAAGGATTGCCTTCATTATTATGACAAAGTGATATTGCCTGCAATTTCAG AATCTATAAGAGATGTTGAGGACAAGATGCAGCTGGTGATAAGAGACTCTGCAACTGATCAG ATAAATCTACCTTGCAATTACAAGTATGCTTCTTATTCAATGGAGCGCATGTTTTTAGAGGGAAAATTGGCAACACCACTGAAAAGTAAAGCCAAGATAGTACACAAGCTGTGTACTATGGCAGAAGAATTTAGAACTCTAGAGGTGTTCAATGTTGTAGACGAGTGCCATATTACTGAAC
- the LOC136248465 gene encoding uncharacterized protein, translating to MKGFEEFRYCRMEIQQLQHTSPFECPACHRKQHSAHVDGNKKLYRFDKVPRGIRDSYYKGTFFVNNEEVDHHLELVNYHDDTQPGMCGTSRWKAAKSTSKTMRGLDETGVVVAGCRHIIAQKAVNMFRGEIYGYTHFLHMNYLTHRNLSYLIHDVICKYWPWTSSVHYSGNSSGNEMIPCLPVMHAKAHTWHCQMELAQDLGRIWSCFSATFQDGVRQLNTCWLIICT from the exons ATGAAAGGCTTTGAAGAGTTCAGATACTGCCGGATGGAGATTCAGCAGCTGCAGCACACCTCACCATTTGAATGTCCTGCTTGTCACAGAAAGCAACATTCAGCACATGTAGATGGCAACAAGAAGTTGTATAGATTTGACAAAGTTCCCAG AGGTATCCGAGACTCCTACTACAAAGGAACATTTTTTGTTAATAATGAAGAGGTTGATCATCATTTGGAATTAGTGAATTACCATGATGACACT CAACCAGGTATGTGCGGTACGAGTAGATGGAAGGCAGCCAAATCTACTTCAAAGACAATGAGGGGTTTGGATGAGACTGGAGTTGTTGTGGCTGGCTGTCGTCACATAATTGCCCAAAAAGCAGTCAACATGTTTCGTGGTgaaat ATATGGCTATACTCATTTTCTGCACATGAATTATCTCACTCATCGGAATCTGAGTTATCTAATTCATGATGTGATATGCAAATATTGGCCATGGACCAGCAGTGTCCACTATTCAGGCAACAGTAGTGGAAACGAAATGATTCCTTGCCTCCCTGTAATGCATGCAAAAGCTCACACTTGGCATTGTCAG ATGGAACTGGCGCAGGATCTGGGGAGGATATggagctgtttttcagctacatttcaagatGGAGTCCGTCAACTAAATACATGTTGGCTTATCATATGTACTTGA